CGCCAAACGTAAAGAAGCTTTCGATCATCATCAATGCCGACCCAAAATCACTTTGGAAAGATATCCCCAGCGATGCCAACGGGCTGTATTCTAAACCTGATAATGTTGCCGAGATCTGTCAGCTTGGAGGGAAAACCCTCGTAGCGGCTTCGCGCCGTGGCAGGTCGCATGCTAATATTGGAGGCTATCGTGACGACGACTACGATTATGCTGAACTGGAAAACGGCTGGAGTGTCATTGCGGTATCAGATGGGGCAGGCTCGGCGCCGGCCGGGCGTAAAGGCTCGGAGATCGCCTGCAATGCCGTTGTGGATTACCTGAAGCACCAGTTTACCGCTGAGCGATCTTCAGTAATTGACGAAGCGGTTTCGGCGAATGCCAAAGAAAAAATTAAGGAGCTGGGACTTCCGTATCTTTCGGGGGCAGCAAACCATGCTTTTGAGGAAATAGAGCATTTTTCGCGTGAGGCAGCGATGCCACTAAGCAATTTTCATGCTACATTGGTTTTTGCGCTGGTAAAGCATTATCCGCAGGGATCGGCATTCATGACATTTAGTATTGGCGACTGCCCGATGGCGCTGCTCAACAAAGACATGACGGAAGTGACCCTGATGAACAAGCTGGATGTTGGCGAGTTTGGCGGGGGCACGCGCTTTATAACCATGCCCGAAATTTTCAGGGCGGATGATTTTGAGGCGCGGTTTCGTTTTGAGTTTGTAACAGATTTCTCTTATTTCGTACTAATGACAGACGGGATATATGACCCGAAATTTGAAGTGGAAGCCAACCTGGACAAAATAGAAAGGTGGCAGCACTTTTTTGAAGACCTTGACCTTGAACGTAAGAACAGGGAAGCGCTGCCGGGCATGCGAAGAGGCAACGATGACATACGGGACAGGCTTGCCGAATGGATGGATTTCTGGAGCCCCGGCAATCATGACGACAGGACGCTGGCGATATTATTTTAAACTTTTTGTTTTAACCACATAGGCACATAGTTTTGTTGTGGTTAGAAGAGGCATTATATTTTGGATAGTGAAACATTAGTTGAAGCGAAGCTTTACCGCTGA
Above is a genomic segment from Flavobacterium album containing:
- a CDS encoding PP2C family serine/threonine-protein phosphatase, which gives rise to MNDIQKYIFTLLANQGIHSPQQFEKEFLEFAVREENIKNVSLIRQLQVQMTQAWQIRARRLEIAGQYITFPNGMAGRPYTALFNFETLNLTDLTSHSLTGFEGTGLEYDAVTRTISGTPDQGGDITLEFTYNFEGEEEGAAPNVKKLSIIINADPKSLWKDIPSDANGLYSKPDNVAEICQLGGKTLVAASRRGRSHANIGGYRDDDYDYAELENGWSVIAVSDGAGSAPAGRKGSEIACNAVVDYLKHQFTAERSSVIDEAVSANAKEKIKELGLPYLSGAANHAFEEIEHFSREAAMPLSNFHATLVFALVKHYPQGSAFMTFSIGDCPMALLNKDMTEVTLMNKLDVGEFGGGTRFITMPEIFRADDFEARFRFEFVTDFSYFVLMTDGIYDPKFEVEANLDKIERWQHFFEDLDLERKNREALPGMRRGNDDIRDRLAEWMDFWSPGNHDDRTLAILF